A genomic stretch from Rhodobacterales bacterium HKCCA1288 includes:
- a CDS encoding glycosyltransferase family 4 protein: MRHEHNLLHDAGHEVVLDQISNDDITSPFDRVRTAYAISGSQAQYQRVLQMCRTLRPDIVHIHNFFPRLTPAAHVAAARSGAAVVQSLHNYRLLCASALLMRGGKICEECLGPSRLPAIRHKCYRGSYLGSLAVNRMIGAATDNPEWIRSVDRFIALTEFGKTLFVKGGLPEENLFVKPNFLPHCPVPTVPKDARDMGYVFIGRLSQEKGIARLIAAWNKMPHHPLNIIGNGPEAEWCAAHAAPHIRLHGALPYAQTQEILGRARALLFPSKWYEGCPMILLEALAKGTPVLASNIGVAGELLPQEFATFSFNPLKGEALANAVLQFEAMDWSRLSHAARAQFDARFTAAQNLELMMHCYEAALACKQAKAAHS, translated from the coding sequence GTGAGGCATGAACACAACCTGTTGCATGACGCGGGGCACGAGGTGGTTCTCGACCAAATCAGCAATGATGACATCACCAGCCCATTCGACAGAGTGCGAACGGCCTATGCCATTTCAGGGTCGCAGGCCCAATATCAGCGGGTGCTGCAAATGTGCCGAACATTGCGGCCTGATATTGTGCATATTCATAACTTCTTCCCGCGCCTTACACCTGCCGCCCATGTTGCAGCGGCAAGATCAGGGGCTGCGGTTGTGCAAAGCTTGCACAATTACCGCTTGCTCTGTGCCTCGGCCCTTTTGATGCGGGGTGGAAAGATTTGCGAGGAGTGCCTCGGCCCAAGCCGTCTGCCCGCAATCAGACACAAATGCTATCGCGGGTCGTATCTGGGCAGTTTGGCGGTCAATCGGATGATCGGCGCTGCGACAGACAATCCTGAATGGATCAGGTCGGTTGATCGTTTCATTGCGCTCACGGAATTTGGCAAAACGCTGTTTGTCAAAGGCGGGCTGCCTGAAGAGAACCTCTTCGTGAAGCCGAACTTCCTGCCCCACTGCCCCGTGCCAACCGTGCCTAAAGATGCCCGTGATATGGGCTATGTTTTTATTGGCAGGCTCTCGCAAGAAAAAGGCATCGCGCGCTTGATTGCGGCATGGAATAAGATGCCGCATCATCCGCTAAACATCATCGGCAACGGGCCAGAGGCCGAATGGTGTGCCGCGCATGCAGCCCCCCATATCCGCCTTCATGGCGCCCTGCCCTATGCGCAAACCCAAGAGATCCTTGGTCGTGCACGCGCGCTGCTCTTTCCGTCAAAATGGTATGAGGGCTGCCCAATGATCTTACTTGAGGCGCTTGCGAAGGGAACCCCCGTTCTTGCAAGCAATATCGGCGTGGCGGGCGAGTTATTGCCGCAAGAATTCGCCACATTTTCGTTTAACCCGCTCAAGGGTGAAGCTTTGGCAAACGCTGTCTTACAATTCGAGGCCATGGATTGGTCGCGGCTCAGTCATGCGGCGCGCGCCCAATTTGACGCAAGATTTACCGCTGCACAGAACCTTGAATTGATGATGCACTGCTATGAGGCGGCCCTTGCCTGCAAACAGGCAAAGGCCGCCCATTCATGA
- a CDS encoding glycosyltransferase family 4 protein yields the protein MSNFERRSVVFFTLVLTHYRVAFHRALRAHLAARGVCYDLVYSPATGPEAQKADVVDLEWARCQPAWSMPFVPALRYQSLWHWRKAGLVIVGQENRNLTAYAAILGARLFGYRVAYFGHGRNFQAKNPNSLAERWKRFWATKVDWWFTYTNGCADLIAGYGFPRAKITVFNNAIDLSQIAEERAALDPAKIIALRARLCHGSENVAVFVGGLYAQKRLSFLIHALDLLRWDIPDLQVLFIGAGPEAHIIQEAAETRDWLHALGPKFGAEKTLYVSLGKVWLMPGLVGLGVLDSFAYETPMVTTQLPYHSPEIDYLQDGVNGVIVRDSDNPQAYADAVHRVLSDLQYRDTLIQGAASPATNIPSRTCPAALPKVF from the coding sequence ATGTCAAATTTTGAAAGACGATCTGTCGTCTTTTTTACACTTGTGTTGACGCATTACCGCGTGGCCTTTCACAGGGCGCTGCGCGCGCATCTGGCTGCGCGGGGTGTGTGCTATGATCTGGTCTACAGCCCCGCCACAGGGCCAGAGGCGCAAAAAGCGGATGTTGTTGATCTGGAATGGGCCAGATGTCAGCCTGCATGGTCTATGCCCTTTGTGCCGGCTTTGCGCTATCAATCCCTGTGGCACTGGCGCAAGGCAGGTTTGGTCATTGTGGGCCAAGAGAACCGAAACCTAACCGCCTATGCGGCCATTTTGGGCGCGCGGCTGTTTGGGTATCGCGTGGCTTATTTCGGGCATGGGCGAAACTTCCAAGCCAAAAACCCAAATAGCCTGGCCGAACGATGGAAGCGGTTCTGGGCCACCAAGGTGGATTGGTGGTTCACCTATACTAATGGCTGCGCTGATTTGATTGCGGGCTATGGTTTCCCGCGCGCCAAAATCACCGTGTTCAACAATGCCATTGACCTGTCGCAAATTGCGGAGGAACGCGCCGCGTTAGATCCCGCGAAAATCATCGCGCTGCGGGCGCGCCTTTGCCACGGCAGCGAGAATGTCGCGGTCTTTGTGGGGGGACTCTATGCGCAGAAAAGATTGTCGTTCTTGATCCACGCGCTTGATCTTTTGCGCTGGGATATTCCTGATTTGCAAGTCTTATTCATCGGTGCGGGGCCAGAGGCGCATATCATTCAAGAGGCCGCCGAGACGCGCGATTGGTTGCACGCCCTTGGCCCAAAATTCGGGGCCGAAAAAACCCTTTATGTCAGCCTTGGAAAGGTTTGGCTGATGCCGGGTTTGGTGGGTCTGGGGGTTTTGGACAGTTTCGCCTACGAAACCCCGATGGTCACCACCCAATTGCCGTATCACAGCCCCGAGATTGATTATCTGCAAGATGGGGTCAATGGCGTGATCGTCAGGGACAGCGATAACCCGCAGGCCTATGCCGATGCCGTGCATCGTGTCTTGAGTGATCTGCAATATCGCGACACCCTGATCCAAGGCGCCGCATCGCCCGCCACAAATATTCCATCGAGGACATGTCCCGCCGCTTTGCCGAAGGTGTTCTGA
- a CDS encoding WecB/TagA/CpsF family glycosyltransferase: MRDPSAIPRYDVLGIPIAATSIPEIYAALLQWSRDQTGRFIAVREVASLMACRDDPDLRALHQRAALVIPDGMPLVWLGQKQGHKVARCAGPDLFDYVCRHSAQSGLRHYFFGGNEGVAATLAELCQARYPSIQIAGWECPPFRPITATERSQTIARITQSGADIVWVGMSSPKQDVWMRDHVDALPQTLIGIGAAFDFHAGRVRRAPRWMQRSGLEWLFRLISEPRRLWRRYLILAPRFVWLVLLSGLKIYAKDDNAK, from the coding sequence TTGCGTGATCCCTCCGCTATCCCGCGATATGATGTATTGGGCATCCCAATCGCGGCCACATCGATTCCCGAAATTTATGCGGCACTGCTGCAATGGTCACGGGATCAAACGGGCCGCTTCATAGCTGTGCGCGAGGTTGCAAGCCTAATGGCCTGCCGCGATGATCCAGACCTGCGCGCCCTGCACCAAAGGGCAGCACTGGTCATCCCAGATGGCATGCCATTGGTTTGGCTGGGTCAGAAACAGGGTCATAAGGTCGCGCGCTGCGCGGGGCCTGATCTGTTTGACTATGTATGCCGCCATTCGGCCCAGTCGGGGCTACGGCACTATTTTTTTGGCGGCAATGAGGGGGTCGCGGCAACCCTCGCGGAGCTGTGTCAGGCGCGCTATCCAAGCATTCAGATTGCAGGATGGGAGTGCCCCCCCTTCCGCCCCATAACCGCGACAGAGCGCAGCCAAACAATCGCGCGCATCACCCAATCTGGGGCGGATATCGTTTGGGTCGGCATGTCCTCGCCCAAACAAGATGTCTGGATGCGGGATCATGTAGACGCCCTGCCGCAAACCTTGATCGGGATCGGGGCCGCGTTTGATTTTCACGCGGGCCGCGTGCGGCGCGCGCCGCGGTGGATGCAACGCTCAGGCCTTGAATGGCTGTTCCGCCTCATCAGCGAGCCCCGCCGCCTGTGGCGCCGCTATTTGATCTTGGCGCCAAGGTTTGTGTGGTTGGTGTTGCTATCAGGATTAAAAATTTATGCAAAAGATGATAATGCAAAATAG
- a CDS encoding AAA family ATPase yields the protein MTDQTHTQTAQEHLDLRDILQLLRRQLRLILLVSALVIGAAVLYVVSVTPVYTARSLIMVDPTQQNLLEADDTMRRAPMIDNARVDSEVEILRAPATTLAVIQSAGLVTDDEFGPSVSFFEEIRLRLGLGADEPPSGPALLQAVRQALQDATTIRRIGLTHLISIDVTSTSPEKAAYLANLMAQTYIDAQVDTKIAASQSARDILSRQVEAGRVAVAASDKALNDFIDASLEDLARQGGNPNLAVLQNEINNLRSELSRNELRLSTATTAFETRDFTALAESLADEALRELAAEQAEITRQLEEASAGGLVFFDLQNALAEVDARIEERAGAQLAAISQNVAQITSQTENLRATLRENLVSSDLPSDVLARIFELQQAASITRSQYQTLLAQFGEIETRAALQVADSRIVSPALPPNAPSAPNKRLILTIAAMLGLGLGLGLAVLNETYIGGITNPDQLRMVTGHMAASAVPRLDEKDNKIMVDQIIDDPLSIYSESIRKLRAAIELQRRRTSNEARVGPEGHVIMVTSTLPAEGKTTIALSLARIYAATGKSTLLIDADLRKPSVAAYLGQKPKKGLLTYLDPEQFSDTITDKTAEPQLSLLKDNKSPLRILPGADRPQIATDQLISSLEFENLLNQARSLFEVIIIDTSPVLPVVDARYIAPQVDMIVMPVKWAATRLADFRSAYSILMQSTASAVPIVTALNLSEAKQGVYGYGYGYGRPYGGQD from the coding sequence ATGACAGACCAAACGCACACCCAAACGGCACAAGAGCATCTCGACCTACGCGATATTTTGCAGCTGTTGCGCCGCCAGTTGCGGTTGATCCTATTGGTGAGCGCTTTGGTGATTGGGGCGGCGGTTTTATACGTGGTCAGCGTCACCCCCGTTTATACCGCGCGCAGCCTGATTATGGTCGACCCCACACAGCAAAACCTGCTTGAAGCTGACGATACAATGCGCCGTGCGCCCATGATCGACAACGCGCGCGTGGATAGCGAGGTCGAGATCCTTCGCGCGCCCGCCACGACATTGGCCGTGATCCAAAGCGCCGGGTTGGTAACCGATGATGAATTCGGGCCAAGCGTAAGTTTTTTTGAAGAAATCCGCCTGCGTCTGGGATTGGGCGCCGATGAGCCGCCATCTGGCCCCGCCCTTTTACAAGCGGTGCGTCAGGCCCTCCAGGATGCAACAACAATCCGCCGCATCGGGCTGACACATTTGATCTCAATCGATGTCACCTCGACCAGCCCCGAAAAAGCGGCCTATTTGGCCAATCTCATGGCGCAAACCTATATTGACGCGCAAGTCGACACCAAGATCGCCGCCAGTCAATCCGCGCGCGATATCCTCAGCCGCCAAGTGGAAGCGGGGCGCGTGGCTGTCGCCGCCTCGGACAAGGCGCTCAATGATTTCATTGATGCAAGCCTTGAGGACCTTGCACGTCAGGGCGGAAATCCAAATCTTGCGGTTCTGCAAAATGAAATCAACAATTTGCGCAGCGAATTGAGCCGCAACGAGTTGAGACTGTCCACTGCGACAACCGCATTTGAGACCCGAGATTTCACTGCCCTTGCAGAAAGTTTGGCCGATGAAGCCCTGCGGGAATTAGCGGCAGAGCAAGCTGAAATAACACGCCAGTTGGAAGAAGCCTCCGCGGGGGGGCTTGTGTTTTTTGATTTGCAAAATGCCTTGGCCGAGGTCGATGCACGCATTGAGGAGCGGGCGGGGGCCCAGTTGGCCGCTATCAGCCAAAACGTTGCACAGATCACAAGCCAGACCGAAAACCTACGGGCCACATTGCGCGAAAACCTTGTCTCAAGCGATCTGCCATCGGATGTTTTGGCGCGGATTTTCGAATTGCAACAGGCCGCCTCGATCACCCGCAGCCAGTATCAAACGCTGCTCGCCCAATTTGGCGAGATCGAAACCCGCGCGGCCTTGCAGGTTGCAGACAGCCGTATCGTCTCGCCCGCCTTGCCGCCAAATGCGCCAAGCGCCCCGAACAAGCGTTTGATCCTTACAATTGCCGCCATGCTTGGGCTTGGGCTTGGCCTCGGGCTTGCCGTGCTCAACGAAACCTATATCGGCGGGATCACCAATCCAGACCAGTTGCGCATGGTTACGGGACATATGGCCGCAAGCGCAGTCCCACGGCTTGATGAAAAAGACAACAAGATCATGGTGGATCAGATCATCGATGATCCGCTGTCAATCTATTCTGAGTCGATCCGAAAACTGCGCGCCGCCATCGAGTTGCAACGCCGCAGAACATCAAATGAAGCACGGGTTGGACCTGAGGGCCATGTGATTATGGTCACTTCGACCTTGCCTGCCGAAGGAAAGACAACCATAGCCCTCTCACTGGCGCGGATTTATGCCGCGACAGGTAAGTCCACGCTTTTAATTGACGCAGATCTCAGAAAACCATCGGTTGCCGCCTATCTCGGACAAAAGCCCAAAAAAGGGCTTTTGACCTATCTCGATCCCGAGCAATTCAGCGACACTATTACCGACAAAACGGCTGAACCACAGTTAAGCCTACTTAAGGATAACAAGTCCCCTTTGCGGATTCTGCCGGGCGCGGATCGGCCGCAGATTGCAACGGATCAATTGATCAGTTCCTTGGAATTTGAAAACTTGCTTAATCAGGCGCGCAGTCTTTTTGAGGTTATCATCATCGACACCTCGCCCGTGCTACCGGTGGTGGATGCCCGCTACATCGCCCCACAGGTGGATATGATCGTCATGCCCGTAAAATGGGCTGCAACGCGTCTGGCAGATTTTCGTAGCGCTTATTCTATTTTGATGCAGTCAACGGCCAGTGCGGTTCCGATTGTCACCGCGCTGAATTTAAGCGAAGCAAAACAAGGTGTTTATGGATATGGATACGGCTATGGCAGGCCTTATGGCGGCCAAGACTGA
- a CDS encoding serine/threonine protein phosphatase, which translates to MFHPRLSHSWAVPPKGAARKGRKTLLNGLIATARGLFDSPSGIEREAVFAPNYLSPCAGGLYVVGDVHGCFALYHQIETVIAAEVAQGKAPATLVLLGDMVDRGPDTAKMLDHLLQAPPSGLSRLCLRGNHEEMMRRFLNDPNEDAAWLEFGGAATLTSYGITPELWHSTRRTRRRLLLEAHIPQYHFDFLENLPHSAQHGTVFLSHAGLNPDAAPDAQTAYDLLWSRSTADRTHMPCGISHVIHGHIPQSIIDCSKPMIGLDTGAYATGVLSALAISATGRARLIQTAADRHSPIITDVASFSAQ; encoded by the coding sequence ATGTTCCACCCGAGATTGTCGCACAGTTGGGCAGTGCCGCCTAAGGGCGCCGCGCGCAAAGGACGGAAAACATTGTTGAACGGCCTGATTGCCACGGCTCGCGGGCTGTTCGATAGTCCCTCTGGTATCGAACGAGAAGCGGTTTTCGCCCCCAATTACCTTTCTCCCTGTGCGGGGGGGCTGTATGTGGTGGGCGATGTTCACGGATGTTTCGCGCTTTACCACCAAATCGAAACCGTGATCGCGGCAGAGGTAGCGCAAGGCAAGGCCCCTGCGACCCTCGTTCTCTTAGGCGATATGGTGGATCGCGGCCCTGATACGGCAAAGATGCTGGATCATTTGCTTCAAGCGCCCCCATCAGGGCTGTCGCGCCTTTGCCTGCGCGGCAATCACGAAGAGATGATGCGGCGCTTTCTCAATGACCCAAACGAAGACGCTGCTTGGTTGGAATTCGGGGGCGCGGCCACCCTCACCTCTTATGGCATCACACCTGAACTCTGGCACAGCACAAGGCGGACAAGACGGCGCTTGCTGCTTGAGGCACATATCCCTCAATACCATTTCGATTTTTTGGAAAATTTGCCGCATTCGGCCCAACACGGGACAGTCTTTCTTTCCCATGCGGGGCTGAACCCCGATGCGGCGCCCGATGCACAGACGGCCTATGATCTTTTGTGGTCGCGCAGCACAGCTGACCGCACTCATATGCCATGCGGGATCAGCCATGTCATCCACGGCCACATTCCACAATCAATCATCGACTGCTCCAAACCCATGATTGGCCTTGACACAGGCGCTTATGCCACGGGCGTTCTGAGCGCCTTGGCCATTTCCGCGACAGGTCGCGCGCGCCTGATCCAGACCGCCGCTGATCGGCACAGCCCCATCATCACAGACGTAGCGAGTTTTTCAGCCCAATGA
- a CDS encoding O-antigen ligase family protein, protein MMRSDTNKLNRALALTLSLGVIFSTVFIGLNRPLLWAGFSTMIGLVAMIYFANLWRVAPNRTLAARKLWPAFACAALVPIWAIVQSIALPQGQGWGSLLSPDLQPSTLSLMPDAGRSASVRFAFYGLWMALVLEAARRVSRGRLMLQILFWGVSAHALWGLLALNVLGDITVWGEAKTTYQGFATGVFINRNSFASFLAMGAVIGVTLLIVPAANQSSHRSTLLSHGNVTNGLYALGLVIIFAALFATGSRLGVACALLACLLCIGVCLAQRGLSAWRIVLGSLGLIALGGGAMALLYGKEGILRLFDLSIAGDVRMAAWGRIWDLILLRPLTGYGFETFRPAYELIHGGTGAGEQIWDRAHATYLSLWLELGLIIGTVPIALFFWAAMVLVRRVHARGRDAPLAIAALFAMLAVGLHSLGDFGLEMPANVFLLLTLVGIGLAPRA, encoded by the coding sequence ATGATGCGCAGCGATACAAATAAGCTCAACCGCGCATTGGCGCTGACCCTTAGCCTTGGCGTGATTTTCTCCACGGTATTCATCGGCCTGAACCGTCCGCTTCTATGGGCAGGGTTTTCCACAATGATTGGCCTTGTCGCGATGATCTACTTTGCCAATTTGTGGCGCGTAGCCCCCAATCGCACGCTTGCCGCGCGCAAGCTTTGGCCTGCTTTTGCCTGCGCCGCGCTTGTGCCGATCTGGGCCATAGTGCAATCCATTGCGCTGCCACAAGGCCAAGGTTGGGGCAGTCTGCTGTCGCCCGATCTGCAACCGTCCACGCTTTCGCTGATGCCAGATGCGGGACGTTCTGCATCGGTGCGGTTCGCCTTTTACGGCCTTTGGATGGCATTGGTGCTTGAGGCCGCGCGCCGCGTGTCGCGTGGGCGATTAATGCTGCAAATCCTGTTTTGGGGTGTGTCCGCCCATGCGCTTTGGGGGCTTTTGGCGCTGAATGTCTTGGGGGATATCACCGTTTGGGGGGAGGCAAAGACCACCTATCAAGGGTTTGCAACGGGGGTGTTCATCAACCGCAATTCCTTCGCCAGTTTCCTTGCTATGGGGGCCGTGATTGGGGTCACTTTGTTAATAGTGCCCGCGGCCAATCAATCATCGCATAGGTCTACACTGCTCAGCCATGGGAATGTTACCAATGGACTTTATGCCTTGGGTCTTGTGATCATTTTTGCGGCGTTATTTGCCACGGGATCGCGCCTAGGTGTGGCCTGTGCTCTTCTTGCCTGCCTGCTTTGCATCGGGGTGTGTCTCGCGCAGCGGGGCCTGTCGGCTTGGCGCATCGTGTTGGGCAGCCTAGGCCTAATCGCCTTGGGGGGCGGTGCCATGGCCCTGCTTTATGGCAAAGAGGGGATTTTACGCTTGTTCGATTTGAGCATAGCAGGCGATGTGCGCATGGCCGCGTGGGGTCGGATATGGGATTTGATCTTACTGCGCCCTTTAACGGGGTATGGGTTCGAAACCTTCCGCCCTGCTTATGAGTTGATCCATGGCGGGACAGGTGCAGGCGAGCAGATATGGGATCGCGCCCATGCAACCTATCTGTCGCTTTGGTTAGAGCTTGGGCTTATCATTGGAACGGTGCCAATCGCGCTGTTCTTCTGGGCGGCAATGGTATTGGTCCGCCGCGTTCATGCACGAGGTCGCGATGCACCCTTGGCGATTGCTGCCCTTTTCGCAATGCTTGCGGTTGGCCTTCATTCCTTGGGGGATTTTGGGCTGGAGATGCCCGCAAATGTGTTTCTGTTGCTCACATTGGTTGGGATTGGTCTTGCGCCACGGGCTTAA
- a CDS encoding sugar transferase, with translation MLDDLKTADAANIPLATSSGPALGASRRHPANLSNATGHSHAQRPDVANRANATGCSYPFKRVMDIGLVTLSLPVTAPVIAALWLVVRLDGGAGFYRQKRLCADGSTFDCLKLRTMVPDAEARLQDAITADPVLRREWVLHQKLKTDPRITWVGRFLRRSSLDELPQLFNVLKGEMSLVGPRPMMPEQAPLYPGPIYFGRTPGITGLWQVTARHMTSFAARAHYDRIYARTASLKTDMLLLLRTVRAVVKGTGV, from the coding sequence ATGTTGGATGACCTTAAAACGGCTGATGCTGCGAACATTCCCTTGGCCACATCGTCAGGGCCCGCTTTGGGTGCATCGAGACGCCATCCTGCAAACCTATCAAATGCGACAGGACATAGCCACGCGCAAAGGCCTGACGTGGCCAATCGCGCTAACGCCACGGGCTGTTCCTATCCTTTTAAGCGCGTTATGGACATTGGTTTAGTCACCCTTTCCCTGCCCGTAACTGCACCTGTTATTGCCGCTTTATGGCTGGTTGTCCGCCTTGATGGGGGAGCGGGGTTTTACCGCCAAAAACGCCTATGCGCGGATGGCAGCACCTTTGACTGCCTCAAGCTGCGCACGATGGTGCCAGATGCGGAGGCGCGACTGCAAGACGCGATAACCGCAGACCCTGTTCTACGGCGCGAATGGGTCTTGCACCAAAAGCTGAAAACTGACCCTCGGATCACATGGGTTGGGCGATTTTTGCGGCGATCCTCGCTTGATGAATTGCCACAGCTGTTCAATGTGCTGAAGGGGGAAATGAGCCTTGTCGGCCCCCGCCCCATGATGCCAGAACAGGCCCCGCTCTACCCTGGCCCGATTTACTTTGGTCGCACCCCGGGGATCACGGGCCTATGGCAGGTCACCGCGCGTCATATGACCAGCTTTGCGGCCCGCGCCCATTATGATCGTATCTATGCGCGCACGGCCTCGCTCAAGACCGATATGCTGTTGTTGCTGCGCACTGTCCGCGCGGTGGTCAAAGGCACAGGCGTTTAA